Proteins co-encoded in one Setaria viridis chromosome 9, Setaria_viridis_v4.0, whole genome shotgun sequence genomic window:
- the LOC117835632 gene encoding LOW QUALITY PROTEIN: uncharacterized protein (The sequence of the model RefSeq protein was modified relative to this genomic sequence to represent the inferred CDS: substituted 3 bases at 3 genomic stop codons) gives MAGDGELKLLGLWTSPFVIRVRLALNLKGLSYEYTEEDVKNKSPLLLTSNPVHKKVPVLIHDGKPVSESQVIVHYIDEVFGAAGPSLLPADPYERATARFWAAYVDDKVYLRAMHLTIQINLDIIFXSIHHCSVXFSWDLGAQKFYFFAHLXVGSAWRTMLFANEMDEKVDGATQAIAALETLEGAFQDCSKGKHYFGGDSPGYMDVVLGGFLGWFNVFEKMIGVKVLDAARTPLLAAWAERFSAGDAAEGILLQDVDKVLEFLKAFFSLTMAGGGDLKVLGVWTSPFVIRVRIVLNLKGLAYEYVEEDLGNKSALLLGSNPVNKSVPVLLHGGRPVNESQVIIQYIDEVWAGAGPAVLPSDPYERAVARFWAAYVDDKVGSAWQGMLFRCNNEEERAEAVARAAEALQTLEGAFEECSKGKPFFGGDGIGFVDVVLGGYLGWFGAIDRIIGRKLIDPARTPLLAAWEERFRTTEVAKGIVPDDVDKVLAFLQTLLAIGSMK, from the exons ATGGCGGGAGACGGCGAGCTGAAGCTGCTGGGCCTGTGGACCAGCCCGTTCGTGATCAGGGTGCGCCTGGCGCTCAACCTCAAGGGCCTGAGCTACGAGTACACCGAAGAGGACGTGAAGAACAAGAGcccgctcctcctcacctccaacCCTGTGCACAAGAAGGTGCCCGTGCTCATCCACGACGGCAAGCCTGTCTCCGAGTCGCAGGTCATCGTGCACTACATCGATGAGGtcttcggcgccgccggcccttCGCTTCTCCCCGCCGACCCCTACGAGCGTGCCACCGCCCGCTTCTGGGCCGCGTACGTGGACGACAAGGTATACCTTCGTGCAATGCATCTCACCATCCAAATTAACCTCGACATAATCTTTTAATCTATCCATCATTGCTCTGTTTAGTttagttgggacttgggagctcAAAAATTTTACTTCTTTGCGCATTTGTAGGTCGGGTCTGCATGGCGCACGATGCTGTTCGCCAATGAGATGGATGAGAAGGTGGACGGCGCGACGCAGGCCATCGCGGCGCTGGAGACGCTGGAAGGCGCGTTCCAGGATTGCTCCAAGGGGAAGCACTACTTCGGCGGCGACAGCCCCGGTTACATGGACGTCGTGCTCGGCGGCTTCCTGGGGTGGTTCAACGTGTTCGAGAAGATGATCGGCGTCAAGGTCCTCGATGCTGCCAGGACGCCGCTCCTGGCCGCGTGGGCCGAGCGGTTCAgcgccggcgacgcggccgAGGGTATCCTGCTGCAGGATGTCGACAAGGTCCTCGAGTTCTTGAAGGCATTCTTC AGCCTGACAATGGCGGGAGGCGGCGACCTGAAGGTGCTGGGCGTGTGGACGAGCCCGTTCGTGATCCGGGTCCGCATTGTGCTCAACCTGAAGGGCCTGGCGTACGAGTacgtcgaggaggacctcggcAACAAGAGCGCGCTCCTCCTGGGCTCCAACCCGGTGAACAAGAGCgtccccgtcctcctccacggcggccGCCCCGTAAACGAGTCCCAGGTCATCATCCAGTACATCGACGAGGTCTGGGCCGGGGCCGGCCCGGCCGTGCTCCCGTCCGACCCATACGAGCGCGCGGTGGCGCGGTTCTGGGcggcctacgtcgacgacaagGTGGGGTCCGCGTGGCAGGGGATGCTGTTTCGGTGCAACAACGAGGAAGagagggcggaggcggtggcccgcgccgccgaggcgcTCCAGACGCTGGAGGGCGCGTTCGAGGAGTGCTCCAAGGGGAAGCCCTtcttcggcggcgacggcatcgGGTTCGTGGACGTCGTGCTCGGCGGCTACCTCGGGTGGTTCGGGGCCATCGACAGGATCATCGGGCGCAAGCTGATCGACCCGGCCAGGACGCCGCTGCTGGCCGCGTGGGAGGAGCGGTTCCGCACCACCGAGGTAGCCAAGGGCATCGTGCCGGACGACGTCGATAAGGTGCTCGCGTTCCTGCAGACCCTGCTCGCTATTGGCTCCATGAAATGA
- the LOC117835633 gene encoding uncharacterized protein, giving the protein MAGKEDLKLLGLLVSPFVIRVRMALSTKGVSYEYVEQDLFNKSELLLKSNPVHKKVPVLIHNGKPLCESLVIVQYVDELFAGPSILPTDLYERATARFWAAFVDDKLCPAWIGILKAKTEDERAEKVTETSAAIGQMEEAFDKCSEGKAFFGGDSIGYLDIVFGSCLFWFEAVRRMFGVEIISANKAPLLTAWAERFRESAEAKEVVPGADEAVQYANKLAAAAAKIELGCLAMAAKGGELKLLGVWDSPYVNRVQIMLNLKGISYEYIEEDLLNKSKLLLNSNPVHKKVPVLIHDGKPIAESQVIVQYLDEVFSGTGPSVLPADPYKRATARFWAAFVDDKVGSPWHTILFAREAEKKADAAARIITALGTLEGAFKDCSRGGDYFGGDGIGFVDVVLGSYLGWFKVFEKMVGVRVLDAARTPLLAAWGERFAAADAAKDVLPSDVDKVIEFLQTFLD; this is encoded by the exons ATGGCAGGCAAGGAGGATCTGAAGCTGCTCGGCCTGCTGGTGAGCCCGTTCGTGATCCGGGTGCGCATGGCGTTGAGCACGAAGGGCGTGAGCTACGAGTACGTCGAGCAGGACCTGTTCAACAAGAGCGAGCTCCTGCTCAAGTCCAACCCGGTGCACAAGAAGGTCCCCGTGCTCATCCACAACGGTAAGCCGCTGTGTGAATCGCTCGTCATCGTGCAGTACGTCGACGAGCTGTTTGCCGGCCCGTCCATACTCCCCACCGATCTCTACGAGCGCGCCACTGCTCGCTTCTGGGCCGCCTTCGTCGACGACAAGCTATGTCCGGCATGGATTGGCATCCTTAAGGCCAAGACGGAGGACGAGAGGGCAGAGAAGGTGACGGAGACTTCTGCTGCGATCGGGCAAATGGAGGAAGCCTTCGACAAGTGCTCCGAGGGCAAGGCCTTCTTCGGTGGTGACTCCATCGGGTACCTCGACATCGTGTTCGGCTCCTGCTTGTTCTGGTTTGAGGCGGTGCGCAGGATGTTCGGAGTCGAGATCATTAGCGCAAACAAGGCTCCGCTCTTGACCGCGTGGGCGGAGCGATTCCGGGAAAGTGCGGAGGCGAAGGAAGTGGTGCCGGGGGCGGACGAGGCCGTGCAGTACGCCAATAAgctcgctgccgctgccgccaa GATCGAGCTTGGGTGCTTGGCAATGGCCGCAAAGGGAGGTGAGCTGAAGCTGCTGGGCGTGTGGGACAGCCCCTACGTGAACAGGGTGCAGATCATGCTCAACCTCAAGGGCATCAGCTACGAGTACATCGAGGAGGATCTCCTCAACAAGAGCAAGCTCCTCCTCAATTCCAACCCCGTGCACAAGAAAGTTCCCGTGCTCATCCACGACGGCAAGCCGATCGCCGAGTCGCAGGTCATCGTGCAGTACCTCGACGAGGTCTTCTCCGGCACCGGCCCTTCCGTCCTCCCCGCCGACCCGTACAAGCGCGCCACCGCCCGCTTCTGGGCCGCCTTTGTCGACGATAAG GTGGGTTCTCCGTGGCACACGATCCTCTTCGCGCGGGAGGCCGAGAAGAAGGCtgacgcggcggcgcggatcATCACGGCGCTGGGGACGCTGGAGGGCGCGTTCAAGGACTGCTCCCGTGGGGGTGACTacttcggcggcgacggcatcgGGTTCGTGGACGTCGTGCTGGGCAGTTACCTCGGGTGGTTCAAGGTGTTCGAGAAGATGGTCGGCGTCAGGGTCCTGGACGCGGCGAGGACGCCGCTCCTGGCCGCGTGGGGCGAGCGGTTCGCCGCGGCGGATGCGGCGAAGGACGTCCTGCCTTCTGACGTTGACAAGGTGATCGAGTTCCTGCAAACGTTCCTGGATTAG
- the LOC117835175 gene encoding probable glutathione S-transferase GSTU6, producing the protein MAAKGGELKLLGVWDSPYVNRVQIMLNLKGISYEYIEEDLLNKSKLLLNSNPVHKKVPVLIHDGKPIAESQVIVQYLDEVFSGTGPSVLPADPYKRATARFWAAFVDDKVGSPWHTILFAREAEKKADAAARIITALGTLEGAFKDCSRGGDYFGGDGIGFVDVVLGSYLGWFKVFEKMVGVRVLDAARTPLLAAWGERFAAADAAKDVLPSDVDKVIEFLQTFLD; encoded by the exons ATGGCCGCAAAGGGAGGTGAGCTGAAGCTGCTGGGCGTGTGGGACAGCCCCTACGTGAACAGGGTGCAGATCATGCTCAACCTCAAGGGCATCAGCTACGAGTACATCGAGGAGGATCTCCTCAACAAGAGCAAGCTCCTCCTCAATTCCAACCCCGTGCACAAGAAAGTTCCCGTGCTCATCCACGACGGCAAGCCGATCGCCGAGTCGCAGGTCATCGTGCAGTACCTCGACGAGGTCTTCTCCGGCACCGGCCCTTCCGTCCTCCCCGCCGACCCGTACAAGCGCGCCACCGCCCGCTTCTGGGCCGCCTTTGTCGACGATAAG GTGGGTTCTCCGTGGCACACGATCCTCTTCGCGCGGGAGGCCGAGAAGAAGGCtgacgcggcggcgcggatcATCACGGCGCTGGGGACGCTGGAGGGCGCGTTCAAGGACTGCTCCCGTGGGGGTGACTacttcggcggcgacggcatcgGGTTCGTGGACGTCGTGCTGGGCAGTTACCTCGGGTGGTTCAAGGTGTTCGAGAAGATGGTCGGCGTCAGGGTCCTGGACGCGGCGAGGACGCCGCTCCTGGCCGCGTGGGGCGAGCGGTTCGCCGCGGCGGATGCGGCGAAGGACGTCCTGCCTTCTGACGTTGACAAGGTGATCGAGTTCCTGCAAACGTTCCTGGATTAG